A stretch of Henckelia pumila isolate YLH828 chromosome 4, ASM3356847v2, whole genome shotgun sequence DNA encodes these proteins:
- the LOC140865837 gene encoding uncharacterized protein isoform X1, with protein sequence MTCINWFLMSRLGHGKMLLLKKKKLIEEGKDFTDTLIILQHIPVYTLGAGSKEEYLKFDVKNTSFEVHWTERGGEVSYHGPGQSNFLNQRENRCFANTQLHLHRFSVSNGREFEYSKEEYLKFDVKNTSFEVHRTERGGEVTYHGPGQLVVYPITNLRTTTWMLISILGRT encoded by the exons ATGACTTGCATAAACTGGTTCCTTATGTCGAGGCTTGGTCATGGCAAAATGCTGttgttgaagaaaaaaaaattgatcgaAGAGGGTAAAGATTTCACTGATACTTTGATTATTTTGCAACACATACCTGTATACACATTGGGTGCTGGTAGCAAGGAAGAGTACTTGAAGTTTGATGTAAAAAATACATCTTTTGAAGTGCATTGGACTGAACGAGGTGGTGAAGTTTCATATCATGGCCCCGGTCAG TCCAATTTCCTAAATCAACGAGAAAACCGATGTTTTGCCAACACCCAGCTTCATCTTCATCGTTTCTCTGTTTCGAACGGACGAGAATTCGAATATAg CAAGGAAGAGTACTTAAAGTTTGATGTAAAAAATACATCTTTTGAAGTGCATCGGACTGAAAGAGGTGGTGAAGTTACATATCATGGCCCTGGTCAG CTGGTCGTGTACCCTATAACTAATCTCCGCACTACGACATGGATGCTCATCAGTATCTTGGGACGCACGTAA
- the LOC140865837 gene encoding uncharacterized protein isoform X3: MSEVHLGCPPNHSGPHISHFTVSLPPRKVEWIGDGWGTMGAKVCEVDEDGDLILPRQTQQTDRGNASFVITIQPFVITIQHHVTSSIPSVGLQFFPPSGLGSRLGVGRLCVAYDV; the protein is encoded by the exons ATGAGTGAGGTTCACCTGGGCTGTCCTCCGAACCACTCCGGTCCCCATATCTCCCATTTTACAGTCTCACTTCCACCTCGTAAGG TTGAATGGATTGGAGATGGTTGGGGTACAATGGGGGCAAAAGTTTGTGAAGTTGATGAAGATGGTGATTTAATTCTCCCTCGGCAGACTCAGCAGACCG ATCGGGGGAACGCTTCTTTTGTCATCACCATTCAACCTTTTGTCATCACCATTCAACATCATGTTACCTCATCTATCCCAAGTGTTGGTCTCCAG TTTTTTCCTCCATCAGGTCTGGGGAGCAGACTTGGTGTTGGCCGACTTTGTGTTGCATATGATGTATAA
- the LOC140865837 gene encoding uncharacterized protein isoform X4, giving the protein MSEVHLGCPPNHSGPHISHFTVSLPPLEWIGDGWGTMGAKVCEVDEDGDLILPRQTQQTDRGNASFVITIQPFVITIQHHVTSSIPSVGLQFFPPSGLGSRLGVGRLCVAYDV; this is encoded by the exons ATGAGTGAGGTTCACCTGGGCTGTCCTCCGAACCACTCCGGTCCCCATATCTCCCATTTTACAGTCTCACTTCCACCTC TTGAATGGATTGGAGATGGTTGGGGTACAATGGGGGCAAAAGTTTGTGAAGTTGATGAAGATGGTGATTTAATTCTCCCTCGGCAGACTCAGCAGACCG ATCGGGGGAACGCTTCTTTTGTCATCACCATTCAACCTTTTGTCATCACCATTCAACATCATGTTACCTCATCTATCCCAAGTGTTGGTCTCCAG TTTTTTCCTCCATCAGGTCTGGGGAGCAGACTTGGTGTTGGCCGACTTTGTGTTGCATATGATGTATAA
- the LOC140865837 gene encoding uncharacterized protein isoform X2 gives MTCINWFLMSRLGHGKMLLLKKKKLIEEGKDFTDTLIILQHIPVYTLGAGSKEEYLKFDVKNTSFEVHWTERGGEVSYHGPGQSNFLNQRENRCFANTQLHLHRFSVSNGREFEYSKEEYLKFDVKNTSFEVHRTERGGEVTYHGPGQ, from the exons ATGACTTGCATAAACTGGTTCCTTATGTCGAGGCTTGGTCATGGCAAAATGCTGttgttgaagaaaaaaaaattgatcgaAGAGGGTAAAGATTTCACTGATACTTTGATTATTTTGCAACACATACCTGTATACACATTGGGTGCTGGTAGCAAGGAAGAGTACTTGAAGTTTGATGTAAAAAATACATCTTTTGAAGTGCATTGGACTGAACGAGGTGGTGAAGTTTCATATCATGGCCCCGGTCAG TCCAATTTCCTAAATCAACGAGAAAACCGATGTTTTGCCAACACCCAGCTTCATCTTCATCGTTTCTCTGTTTCGAACGGACGAGAATTCGAATATAg CAAGGAAGAGTACTTAAAGTTTGATGTAAAAAATACATCTTTTGAAGTGCATCGGACTGAAAGAGGTGGTGAAGTTACATATCATGGCCCTGGTCAG TAG